One window of the Candidatus Jettenia sp. genome contains the following:
- a CDS encoding hemerythrin domain-containing protein, whose protein sequence is MDIYQLLKKDHSKVKDLFKKIKGKTKTAQEPQEDFFSEIEKELHMHIEGEEKLFYPALEQDETTREDILKSYEEHHVVKRIIEDMGKMSRDDEKWAAKLIVLKEIVTHHIKEEESGLFKKARKVLNKEQAQEMCNRFEEEKKNIYQMA, encoded by the coding sequence ATGGATATTTATCAATTGTTAAAAAAAGATCATAGTAAGGTTAAGGATCTGTTTAAAAAGATAAAAGGGAAAACGAAGACCGCTCAGGAACCTCAGGAGGATTTCTTTTCAGAGATTGAAAAAGAATTGCATATGCATATAGAAGGTGAAGAGAAATTATTCTATCCGGCTCTTGAGCAGGACGAGACTACGCGGGAGGATATACTCAAGTCGTATGAGGAACATCATGTTGTCAAAAGAATAATCGAAGACATGGGTAAAATGTCAAGAGATGATGAAAAATGGGCTGCTAAGTTAATTGTGTTAAAAGAAATTGTAACCCATCATATTAAGGAAGAGGAAAGTGGCTTGTTCAAAAAGGCACGTAAAGTTTTAAATAAAGAGCAGGCGCAAGAGATGTGTAATCGCTTTGAGGAGGAAAAGAAGAATATCTATCAAATGGCTTAA